A genomic segment from Vibrio panuliri encodes:
- the rbsK gene encoding ribokinase, with the protein MNKLVVLGSVNADHVLQVPSFPRPGETLHGHNYQVIPGGKGANQAVAAARLNADVGFIACVGDDSFGINIRESFKLDGINTQGVKLQPNTPTGIAMIQVAASGENSICISAEANDCLTAEAIEADLPAIRQAKYLLTQLETPLEGIERAIEVAKEAGTSVILNPAPAKHLPESLLKNIAVITPNETEAEVLTGITVVDSETAQLAAQALHLKGIEIVMITMGSKGVWLSQNGRGELIAGYKVDAIDTTAAGDTFNGAFVTGLLEDMPIESAIKFAHGAAAISVTRLGAQTSIPRRDEVEEFLAKQ; encoded by the coding sequence ATGAATAAGTTAGTGGTATTAGGTAGTGTTAACGCTGACCATGTTCTTCAAGTGCCTTCTTTTCCGCGTCCAGGTGAGACGCTACATGGTCATAATTATCAAGTTATCCCTGGCGGTAAAGGTGCCAATCAGGCTGTTGCCGCAGCTCGTCTAAATGCCGATGTTGGGTTTATTGCCTGCGTTGGTGATGACTCATTTGGAATTAATATTCGCGAAAGCTTTAAGCTTGATGGCATTAATACTCAGGGCGTGAAGCTTCAGCCGAATACGCCAACGGGCATTGCTATGATTCAAGTGGCTGCAAGTGGTGAAAACAGCATTTGCATTTCAGCGGAAGCGAATGACTGCTTAACGGCAGAGGCGATAGAAGCAGATTTACCCGCGATTCGTCAAGCCAAGTACCTGCTTACTCAGTTAGAAACGCCGTTGGAGGGCATCGAACGAGCTATCGAAGTCGCAAAAGAAGCGGGCACAAGCGTGATACTAAATCCTGCACCAGCAAAGCATTTGCCGGAGAGCTTGTTGAAAAATATCGCTGTGATTACCCCGAATGAGACCGAGGCTGAAGTCCTCACTGGTATTACCGTTGTAGATAGTGAAACCGCTCAGCTAGCAGCACAGGCATTGCACCTTAAGGGGATTGAAATCGTGATGATTACAATGGGGTCCAAAGGTGTTTGGTTGAGTCAAAATGGTCGCGGTGAATTGATTGCGGGCTATAAAGTAGATGCGATTGATACGACAGCGGCAGGTGACACATTTAATGGCGCATTTGTCACTGGCTTGTTAGAGGATATGCCGATAGAATCGGCGATTAAATTTGCCCACGGTGCAGCCGCAATCAGCGTTACACGCCTTGGAGCCCAGACATCTATTCCTCGTCGTGACGAGGTTGAAGAATTCCTCGCCAAGCAATAA
- the rbsB gene encoding ribose ABC transporter substrate-binding protein RbsB produces MKKLATLISAALLTSTVSVSAQAQDTMAIVLSTLNNPFFVTMKDGAEAKAKELGYDLIVLDSQNDPSKELSNVEDLTIRGVKAILINPTDSDAVSNAIRIANRSNIPVLTLDRGASRGEVVSHIASDNVAGGEMAGKFIMEKVGEKAKVIQLEGIAGTSAARERGEGFMNSVKGSEMELLASQPADFDRTKGLNVMENLLAANPDVQAVFAQNDEMALGALRAVQASGKEVLIVGFDGTDDGIAAVNRGMLGATIAQQPDLIGALGVETAAKVLKGEQVEANIPVPLKVVTK; encoded by the coding sequence ATGAAAAAACTTGCGACTCTAATCTCAGCGGCGCTACTTACTTCTACAGTTTCCGTATCAGCTCAAGCGCAGGATACTATGGCGATTGTTCTGTCGACGCTTAATAACCCGTTTTTTGTCACGATGAAAGATGGCGCGGAAGCAAAGGCGAAAGAGCTCGGCTACGATTTGATTGTTTTGGATTCACAAAATGACCCAAGCAAAGAGCTATCAAACGTTGAAGACTTGACCATTCGTGGTGTAAAGGCAATCTTGATCAACCCAACGGACTCTGATGCCGTTTCTAATGCGATTCGCATTGCTAACCGCTCTAACATTCCTGTACTGACTCTTGACCGAGGCGCATCACGCGGTGAAGTAGTGAGCCATATTGCTTCTGATAACGTTGCTGGTGGTGAAATGGCAGGTAAGTTCATTATGGAAAAAGTGGGCGAGAAAGCGAAAGTTATTCAACTAGAAGGTATTGCGGGTACATCGGCAGCACGTGAACGTGGTGAAGGCTTCATGAACTCAGTGAAAGGCAGCGAGATGGAGCTATTGGCAAGCCAACCAGCTGATTTTGACCGCACTAAAGGTCTAAACGTCATGGAGAACTTACTTGCTGCTAATCCAGATGTACAAGCAGTATTTGCTCAGAATGATGAAATGGCATTAGGCGCACTTCGCGCAGTGCAAGCATCAGGCAAAGAGGTGTTGATTGTTGGTTTTGATGGCACGGATGACGGTATTGCAGCTGTTAATCGTGGCATGCTAGGCGCAACGATTGCTCAACAACCTGACTTGATTGGTGCACTTGGTGTTGAGACTGCAGCGAAAGTTCTTAAAGGCGAACAGGTCGAAGCCAACATCCCAGTACCACTTAAAGTTGTGACTAAATAG
- the rbsC gene encoding ribose ABC transporter permease: protein MSTETMSKTNQANGKKLFSKEWLIEQKSLIALLLLIVVVSFLNPNFFTVDNILNILRQTSVNAIIAVGMTLVILTAGIDLSVGSVLALCGAFAATMIGLEVPVMVAVPTALVAGAALGAISGIIIAKGKVQAFIATLVTMTLLRGVTMVYTDGRPISTGFTDTADVFAWFGTGYTLGVPVPVWLMVIVFASAWYLLNHTRFGRYVYAVGGNESAARLSGINVDRVKIGVYAICGLLAALAGIIITSRLSSAQPTAGMGYELDAIAAVVLGGTSLMGGKGRIMGTLIGALIIGFLNNALNLLDVSSYYQMIAKAVVILLAVIVDNKNK, encoded by the coding sequence ATGAGTACTGAAACCATGAGCAAAACAAACCAAGCTAATGGCAAAAAGCTGTTTAGTAAAGAGTGGCTAATTGAGCAGAAATCTTTGATTGCTTTACTGCTTTTGATTGTGGTCGTCTCGTTTTTAAACCCCAACTTTTTTACCGTTGATAACATCCTGAATATTCTCCGTCAGACCTCGGTGAATGCGATTATCGCTGTCGGTATGACGCTGGTTATTTTGACCGCAGGAATCGACTTAAGTGTTGGCTCAGTGCTCGCGCTATGTGGTGCCTTTGCTGCCACGATGATTGGGCTGGAAGTGCCTGTTATGGTGGCAGTGCCTACCGCACTTGTCGCGGGTGCCGCACTCGGTGCAATTAGCGGCATCATTATCGCCAAAGGTAAAGTTCAAGCATTTATCGCGACTCTTGTAACCATGACCTTGCTACGTGGTGTGACCATGGTATACACCGACGGGCGTCCTATCTCTACTGGCTTTACCGATACCGCAGACGTGTTCGCTTGGTTTGGTACGGGTTACACACTCGGTGTTCCAGTCCCTGTTTGGTTGATGGTCATTGTGTTTGCATCGGCTTGGTATCTGTTAAATCACACCCGCTTTGGTCGCTACGTTTACGCAGTGGGCGGCAATGAATCAGCGGCGCGTCTTTCAGGGATTAACGTTGACCGCGTAAAAATCGGTGTCTATGCCATTTGTGGTCTATTGGCAGCGCTAGCGGGCATCATCATTACTTCTCGACTATCTTCAGCACAGCCTACTGCCGGTATGGGTTATGAGCTTGATGCCATTGCTGCGGTTGTGTTAGGCGGAACCAGTTTAATGGGGGGTAAAGGACGTATCATGGGGACACTTATCGGTGCACTGATAATTGGCTTCCTGAACAACGCTCTTAACCTTCTCGACGTATCTTCTTACTACCAGATGATTGCTAAAGCAGTGGTTATCCTTCTGGCAGTAATCGTGGATAACAAAAATAAGTAA
- the rbsA gene encoding ribose ABC transporter ATP-binding protein RbsA, which translates to MTQAILQLSEIEKAFPGVKALDRASLNVYPGRVMALLGENGAGKSTLMKVLTGIHASDSGTIQYQGKPVAFKGPRDSQHAGISIIHQELNLIPELTIAENIFIGREFTGAFGQIQWAKMYDEADKLLKRLNVKHSSKTLLGDLSLGEQQMVEIAKALSFESKVIIMDEPTDALTDTETESLFTVINELREQGCGIVYISHRLKEIFEICDDITVLRDGKFIGECLVSDTDEDGLIEMMVGRKLEEQYPRIDVKHGDTCLEVIGLTGSGVHDVSFTLQRGEILGVSGLMGAGRTELMKVIYGALPSERGVINLDNKTINPVSPQDGLANGIAYISEDRKGDGLVLGLSVKENMSLCALDKLSKGGRIQHSDEVLAVDDFIKLFNIKTPTREQIIGNLSGGNQQKVAIAKGLMTKPKVLILDEPTRGVDVGAKKEIYQLINKFKAEGMSIILVSSEMPEVLGMSDRIMVMHEGRVSGMFAAKDADQEKLLACAVGKQINEEAA; encoded by the coding sequence ATGACTCAAGCAATTTTACAACTCAGCGAGATTGAAAAAGCTTTCCCCGGCGTAAAAGCACTCGACCGTGCCAGTTTGAATGTCTATCCGGGGCGGGTGATGGCGCTTCTTGGTGAGAATGGGGCTGGTAAGTCAACCTTAATGAAAGTATTGACCGGTATTCATGCCTCAGATTCCGGCACCATTCAGTACCAAGGTAAGCCGGTGGCATTTAAAGGCCCGCGCGACTCTCAACATGCTGGCATTAGTATCATTCACCAAGAGCTCAATTTGATCCCGGAGCTTACCATTGCCGAGAACATTTTTATTGGTCGTGAGTTTACAGGGGCATTTGGTCAGATCCAATGGGCGAAGATGTACGATGAAGCCGATAAATTACTGAAAAGGCTTAACGTTAAACACAGTTCAAAAACACTTTTGGGTGATCTAAGTCTTGGTGAGCAGCAGATGGTTGAAATTGCCAAAGCACTCTCATTTGAGTCAAAAGTGATCATTATGGATGAGCCTACTGACGCGTTAACCGATACGGAAACGGAATCGCTGTTTACCGTGATCAACGAGTTGCGCGAGCAAGGGTGCGGCATTGTTTATATCTCGCATCGACTCAAAGAGATATTTGAGATTTGCGACGATATTACCGTTCTGCGTGACGGCAAGTTCATCGGCGAGTGTTTGGTTTCGGATACGGACGAAGACGGCCTAATCGAGATGATGGTTGGTCGAAAGCTGGAAGAGCAGTACCCACGCATTGACGTTAAGCATGGCGATACTTGCCTTGAGGTTATTGGTTTAACTGGCTCAGGTGTTCACGACGTGAGCTTCACCTTACAACGTGGTGAAATTCTTGGCGTGTCAGGTTTGATGGGGGCCGGGCGCACAGAGCTAATGAAAGTGATTTATGGGGCTCTGCCAAGTGAGCGTGGTGTGATTAACCTCGATAATAAAACGATTAATCCCGTGAGCCCACAAGACGGCTTAGCCAATGGTATTGCTTACATCTCAGAAGATCGGAAAGGCGATGGCTTAGTGCTGGGACTCTCGGTGAAAGAGAACATGTCTCTTTGTGCATTAGACAAGTTGTCAAAAGGTGGTCGAATTCAACATAGCGATGAAGTGCTCGCGGTCGATGACTTTATCAAGCTGTTCAATATCAAAACCCCAACCCGCGAACAGATCATCGGTAATCTATCCGGTGGTAACCAACAAAAGGTTGCCATTGCTAAAGGGTTAATGACTAAACCTAAGGTTTTGATCTTAGATGAGCCGACTCGCGGGGTTGATGTAGGCGCGAAGAAAGAGATCTACCAATTAATCAATAAATTCAAAGCGGAAGGCATGAGCATCATTTTGGTGTCATCTGAAATGCCAGAGGTGCTTGGTATGAGCGACCGCATAATGGTTATGCACGAAGGGCGTGTGAGCGGGATGTTTGCCGCTAAGGATGCCGACCAAGAAAAATTACTCGCCTGCGCAGTAGGTAAGCAGATCAATGAGGAAGCAGCATGA
- the rbsD gene encoding D-ribose pyranase, which yields MKKSTLLNSEVAYLVSTLGHTDEITICDAGLPIPDHVTRIDLALTHGVPSFIDTVRVILTESQIEGVVMAKEFVDVSPELHQALLSELELEQARCGKVFNIEYVSHQEFKQLTHQSKAVVRTGECTPYANVIFQAGVVF from the coding sequence ATGAAAAAAAGTACCCTATTAAACTCAGAAGTTGCTTACTTAGTGTCTACGCTTGGACACACTGATGAAATAACGATTTGCGATGCCGGTTTACCGATCCCAGACCATGTGACGCGTATAGATTTAGCTTTGACCCATGGGGTCCCTAGTTTTATCGATACCGTGCGTGTGATTTTGACTGAATCACAGATTGAAGGCGTGGTTATGGCTAAAGAGTTCGTAGATGTTAGCCCTGAACTACACCAAGCTTTGCTTAGCGAGCTCGAACTCGAGCAAGCGCGTTGCGGCAAAGTATTCAATATTGAGTATGTTTCTCACCAAGAATTCAAACAACTGACTCATCAAAGTAAGGCGGTGGTTCGCACAGGTGAGTGCACCCCTTATGCCAACGTCATTTTCCAAGCAGGTGTGGTTTTTTAA
- a CDS encoding DUF3012 domain-containing protein has protein sequence MLSVTLVMIGCTEVGSEAWCDDMKQKAKGDWTANEAADFAKHCIFK, from the coding sequence ATGCTCAGTGTCACTCTCGTGATGATCGGCTGTACTGAGGTTGGCAGTGAAGCGTGGTGCGACGATATGAAGCAAAAAGCGAAGGGTGACTGGACAGCCAATGAAGCAGCGGATTTTGCTAAACACTGTATATTCAAGTGA
- a CDS encoding MSHA operon transcriptional regulator, with product MDQDKFTNIYRLPTALQIRIGRWQQTFNGTSDIVLHNAIEVRNKQFKRPEFLPTGWHVKPFKLDDISITHHGKYIQTAMRTMLDRKVSYKRVYLSRVPFEQAEPALHDYKLEWIKKHNRVANKYNQIKKKQFMRFAYEEVETLYPSIPKGEFDKALWNKLVISELGPAKKFDNPYFVKKACF from the coding sequence ATGGACCAAGATAAGTTTACCAATATTTATCGCTTACCAACTGCCCTTCAGATCCGTATTGGACGCTGGCAGCAAACTTTTAATGGCACATCAGATATTGTTCTGCATAACGCCATTGAAGTGCGAAACAAGCAATTTAAACGCCCAGAGTTTTTGCCTACAGGTTGGCACGTAAAGCCATTTAAATTGGATGATATATCGATCACTCATCATGGCAAGTACATCCAAACTGCGATGCGTACCATGCTGGATCGAAAGGTCTCTTACAAACGAGTCTATTTGTCACGCGTGCCATTTGAGCAAGCAGAACCCGCACTGCATGACTACAAGCTAGAGTGGATCAAAAAGCACAATCGGGTTGCCAACAAGTACAATCAGATCAAGAAAAAGCAGTTTATGCGTTTTGCCTACGAAGAAGTTGAAACGCTCTACCCTTCTATTCCAAAAGGCGAATTTGATAAAGCGTTATGGAACAAGTTGGTGATTTCAGAACTGGGACCAGCGAAAAAATTTGATAACCCGTATTTTGTCAAAAAAGCCTGCTTTTAG
- a CDS encoding DUF924 family protein codes for MDQHVLDFWFEELQPKDWFMVNPEVDQHIQQRFAPLVEQAAQCELFHWRKSAHGRLAEIIVLDQFSRNIYRNTPRAFSQDPLALALAQEAISIGADQALSVEQRAFLYMPYMHSESAQIHQQAVTLFNQPGMENNYDFELKHKVIIDRFGRYPHRNEILGRPSSDEELEFLAQPNSRF; via the coding sequence ATGGATCAGCACGTTCTCGACTTTTGGTTTGAGGAATTACAACCGAAAGATTGGTTTATGGTTAACCCTGAGGTTGATCAACATATTCAACAGCGCTTTGCTCCATTGGTTGAGCAAGCTGCGCAATGTGAGCTTTTTCACTGGCGAAAGAGTGCGCACGGACGTTTGGCAGAGATCATTGTCTTAGATCAGTTCTCTCGAAATATCTATCGCAATACACCGCGCGCTTTTAGTCAGGATCCGCTCGCGCTTGCTCTGGCTCAAGAAGCGATCAGTATTGGAGCGGATCAAGCGCTATCTGTCGAGCAGCGGGCATTTCTCTACATGCCTTATATGCATAGTGAGTCCGCACAGATCCATCAACAAGCCGTCACACTCTTTAATCAGCCAGGTATGGAAAACAATTACGACTTTGAACTGAAACACAAAGTGATTATTGACCGCTTTGGCCGATATCCCCATCGCAACGAGATCCTAGGTCGTCCTAGTAGCGATGAAGAACTCGAATTTCTCGCCCAGCCAAACTCACGTTTTTAA
- a CDS encoding LysE/ArgO family amino acid transporter, with protein sequence MSTFIAGLALGLSLIIAIGAQNAFVLKQGIQRHHVFLVCFICALSDALLISAGVAGFGVLVKQFPNLEMIARYGGALFLVWYGLRSLYSAWKTNHALTPQGNSNSSAWHTALLCLAFTWLNPHVYLDTVVLLGSISTQYEPEKLQFALGAMTGSFLFFFSLGYGARLLAPVFRHARAWKVLESAIGMIMLLLAFKLII encoded by the coding sequence ATGAGTACTTTTATTGCAGGTCTAGCCCTTGGACTCTCCTTGATTATCGCCATTGGAGCGCAAAATGCGTTTGTACTTAAACAAGGTATCCAACGTCACCACGTTTTTTTGGTCTGTTTTATCTGTGCTCTATCGGATGCACTACTGATTTCGGCAGGCGTGGCTGGCTTTGGCGTATTGGTCAAACAGTTTCCAAACTTAGAGATGATCGCACGCTACGGAGGCGCACTGTTTCTTGTTTGGTATGGATTGCGCAGTTTGTACTCGGCGTGGAAAACCAACCATGCCCTTACGCCTCAAGGCAATAGCAACTCAAGTGCGTGGCACACCGCATTGCTCTGTTTGGCGTTTACATGGCTCAATCCACACGTCTATCTTGATACGGTGGTGTTACTCGGCTCCATTTCCACCCAGTACGAACCAGAAAAACTCCAGTTTGCGCTTGGGGCAATGACGGGGTCGTTTCTGTTTTTCTTCAGCTTGGGTTATGGCGCTCGGCTGCTTGCGCCTGTATTTCGTCATGCACGAGCGTGGAAAGTGTTAGAAAGTGCCATTGGTATGATCATGTTGCTGTTAGCGTTTAAACTGATCATTTGA
- a CDS encoding VOC family protein, with the protein MLKIVGLDHVVLRTTQLDKMLEFYQHKLGCPIERTLPELGLTQLRAGSALIDIVTVDSELGRLGGKAPQQNGRNMDHLCLQIEPISETDLITLFAQHQLRPEDFVERYGAQGFGRSVYLTDPEGNIVELKPTKENL; encoded by the coding sequence ATGCTTAAGATTGTTGGATTAGATCACGTGGTGCTGCGTACCACCCAACTGGATAAAATGCTGGAGTTTTATCAACACAAACTAGGGTGTCCAATTGAGCGCACGTTACCCGAGCTGGGACTGACTCAGTTACGTGCAGGGTCCGCTTTAATTGACATCGTCACGGTAGATAGTGAGCTAGGTCGATTAGGCGGTAAAGCACCGCAGCAAAATGGAAGAAACATGGATCATCTCTGCTTACAGATTGAACCGATATCAGAAACTGACTTAATCACACTCTTCGCGCAACACCAACTTCGCCCAGAGGATTTTGTTGAGCGCTATGGCGCTCAAGGGTTTGGTCGTTCAGTTTACCTCACAGACCCAGAGGGTAATATTGTCGAGCTTAAACCAACTAAGGAAAACCTATGA
- a CDS encoding Rho-binding antiterminator → MISCSQYDYLEIACLYHFPVKLTLLDGHELSGIACDTGYNALKQECLILEVEGTREYVVTDNLKSLRVTLDNPHFSFVEFKQ, encoded by the coding sequence ATGATCAGTTGCAGCCAATACGACTATCTTGAAATCGCCTGCCTTTATCATTTTCCCGTCAAGTTGACCTTACTTGATGGACACGAACTATCTGGCATTGCTTGCGATACCGGCTATAACGCATTAAAACAAGAGTGTCTGATCCTCGAAGTCGAGGGCACGCGTGAATATGTCGTCACCGACAACCTCAAAAGTCTACGAGTCACTTTAGATAACCCTCACTTCTCATTTGTCGAATTTAAGCAATAA
- a CDS encoding aldolase/citrate lyase/malate synthase family protein, with the protein MNMQTFENNDIQTNSTSFIANAVFAVEAIKADQAQEKQMKTKQLLDKLFPLENGSHCDVTEYVIDLRHVMAFFKDGTHSGLKHPKHFVAFTGEKEHPHSILFRDGTGSHMEVTFGRQRGTGSVEFITIDDIQMETCTTFPHMEASSAMRHWISLVKGDKKGKPMACSEDKEYTAKNGDDYRLDCCYKL; encoded by the coding sequence ATGAATATGCAAACGTTCGAAAACAATGACATCCAAACAAATTCGACTTCTTTTATTGCGAACGCAGTCTTTGCCGTGGAAGCAATTAAAGCGGACCAAGCACAAGAAAAGCAGATGAAGACTAAGCAGTTGCTAGATAAACTGTTCCCTCTAGAGAACGGCTCGCACTGTGATGTGACTGAGTACGTAATTGATTTACGTCACGTTATGGCGTTTTTCAAAGATGGTACGCACAGTGGTCTAAAACACCCTAAGCATTTCGTTGCCTTTACAGGGGAGAAAGAACACCCACATTCAATTCTGTTCCGTGATGGTACAGGTAGCCATATGGAAGTGACTTTTGGTCGTCAAAGAGGTACGGGTAGTGTTGAATTTATTACTATTGACGATATCCAAATGGAAACATGCACGACTTTTCCACATATGGAAGCCAGTTCAGCGATGCGTCATTGGATCAGCTTGGTGAAAGGCGACAAGAAAGGAAAACCAATGGCTTGCAGTGAAGATAAAGAGTACACCGCGAAAAATGGCGATGATTACCGCTTAGACTGCTGCTACAAGCTATAA
- a CDS encoding DUF3612 domain-containing protein: MLLSKSLIRQSHFLGTKIRNLRKRNHLTMEDLSARCIRINPEYAPSVSYLSMIERGKRVPSIDMLEVIAEVFQKDPAWFLDDEPTQEDITPDKGNRGGISGMALEPSFLFSKEILQIAIPEMLSQTGITGRQFAHLLIRAHQESHQNHFPDLERAAEEIGLKRLNLSTQDLMNIARSMGLTIRWISRAPQDVVDEMGMSAKQVVTSFFEPPGSIYLNEILRDYPTRLKYDLAVYIGHCVLHSKEGLKSVLSVGHANSWEEQPEQSNNTELNSQHILQAWRDFESSFFAGALLCPKVPFRQLLDRNGYEIDVHKKAGVSPSVAMRRMTVVSPYPHWHYFDAYGENKLKAVYRGNGIPLPWGNMRKVNDPCQHWAVFRRLSQPQTGSSAQISILHVGDEPRIYCCESMNMTDPAGNNRVLCAGIDLNPAINAQGGHALSIAEELKALCVENGGSAAIPQHIKREFTTIAKILNINWVERGLDSDARVICSRGAVCPRQPSCYSD, from the coding sequence ATGCTGCTGTCAAAAAGTTTAATCCGTCAGTCCCATTTTTTAGGGACCAAGATAAGAAATCTAAGAAAACGTAACCATTTAACCATGGAAGATCTCTCTGCCCGTTGTATTCGCATCAACCCCGAGTACGCCCCTTCCGTCTCCTACCTTTCGATGATTGAGCGAGGAAAGCGTGTTCCAAGTATCGATATGCTTGAAGTTATCGCTGAAGTTTTCCAAAAGGATCCCGCATGGTTTCTTGACGATGAACCGACTCAAGAGGACATCACCCCAGATAAAGGTAACCGGGGTGGAATCAGTGGCATGGCGTTAGAGCCTAGTTTTCTTTTTTCCAAAGAGATCTTACAGATCGCCATCCCTGAAATGCTCTCTCAAACCGGAATAACAGGTCGCCAGTTCGCCCACCTATTGATTCGGGCACATCAGGAAAGTCACCAAAACCATTTTCCCGATCTCGAGCGAGCGGCAGAAGAGATAGGCTTAAAACGCCTGAACTTGTCGACACAAGATCTTATGAATATCGCCCGAAGCATGGGGTTAACCATACGTTGGATTTCTCGCGCCCCACAAGATGTGGTTGATGAGATGGGAATGAGCGCTAAGCAAGTGGTCACCTCTTTTTTTGAACCACCAGGCAGTATTTATCTGAATGAAATCCTGCGTGATTACCCTACGCGCTTGAAATATGACTTAGCGGTTTATATTGGTCACTGTGTACTTCACAGCAAGGAAGGATTGAAGAGCGTCCTCTCTGTCGGCCATGCGAACAGCTGGGAAGAGCAGCCCGAGCAAAGCAATAATACCGAACTTAACTCACAACACATTCTTCAAGCATGGCGAGATTTTGAGTCGAGCTTTTTTGCTGGGGCTCTGCTGTGCCCCAAAGTCCCATTTAGGCAATTGCTCGATCGGAACGGTTATGAGATTGATGTGCACAAAAAGGCAGGCGTATCTCCTTCTGTCGCCATGCGTCGTATGACGGTGGTCTCTCCTTACCCTCATTGGCACTACTTTGATGCCTATGGCGAAAATAAACTCAAAGCAGTCTATCGAGGTAATGGTATTCCTCTGCCATGGGGAAACATGCGAAAGGTTAACGACCCATGTCAGCATTGGGCGGTGTTTCGACGTCTATCCCAACCTCAAACTGGTAGCTCTGCACAGATTTCCATTCTTCATGTCGGCGATGAACCAAGAATCTATTGTTGTGAGTCAATGAACATGACCGATCCTGCAGGGAACAATCGTGTACTCTGCGCTGGTATTGACCTCAATCCGGCGATCAACGCACAAGGTGGGCATGCATTAAGTATCGCGGAAGAGCTGAAAGCCCTCTGTGTTGAGAATGGAGGCAGTGCTGCTATCCCTCAACATATCAAACGTGAGTTCACCACTATAGCGAAGATACTCAACATCAACTGGGTAGAACGAGGGTTAGACTCTGATGCACGTGTCATTTGCTCACGTGGGGCGGTTTGCCCACGTCAACCTAGTTGCTACAGCGATTGA